The genomic segment GACACTTCCGCAAGCGCCTGCGCCGTCTCATGCACGGAGTCGATCAGCTGCCGGTTGGCATGCTCCAGCTCGGCCGTACGCTCCTTCACGAGCCGCTCGAGCGAACCCGTCAGCCGCGACAGCTGCAGGTGAACGCGCACGCGGGCAAGCATGTCGTCGAAGACGACGGGCTTCACCAGATAATCGTTGGCGCCTGCGTCGAATCCGGCCGCAATGTCGGCCGGACTGCCGGTGGCGGTCAGCAGCAGGATCGGCAGCGCCCCGGCGTCGTAAGACAGGCGCAGGGTCCGGCACAAGTCGTAGCCGTTCATGATCGGCATCATGACGTCGGCGATGACCATATCGGGCTTGCCGTTCGCGGCGATCCACACCAGCGCCTCCCGACCGTCGGCCGCCGGTACGGTTTGCATCCCTTGCAGCGACAGCAGATTGATCAGGACCTGGCGGTTAATGGCATCGTCGTCGACGATCAGCGCGACGGCTGCCGCCAGGTCGGCGTTCGGAGCGTTAGGGGACGGTACGGAAACCGGAGCGGGCGCAATCGGTTCGTCGTCAAGGGCGTCATGCGCCGATTCTGCTTCGGCGATCGCGACCGTTGCCGCTGTCTCGGCGATCGCGGCTATCGCAGCTGCCTTTGCAGCTTCGGCTGTCACTGTTTCTCCCGCCACAGCCGCCGCTACTGCTTCTTCCGCCGCCGCTGCCGCCTCGCCGCGCTCCGCGATCGGCAGCGTAAACGTGAACACGCTGCCCTTGCCGGGCTCGGAAACGCAGGAAAGCAAGCCCCCGTGGAGCTCGACGAGCTTCCGCGCTAGCGGCAGGCCGAGTCCGGCGCCGCGCAAGCCGGCTTCGCCCTGCTCGAACGGCTCGAACAGCCGCGGCAGCTCCTGCGGATCGATGCCGACGCCCGTGTCGGCGACCGATACGTGCAGCTCCCTGCCGACCGGCTTGGCCGTCACGCGAATGACGCCGGCATCGGTATACTTGATCGCATTGCCCATCAGGTTAAACAGCACCTGCTGAATGCGGTTCTCGTCGGCGAATACGAGCGGCGCATCGTCCGCAATGTCGACCGATACGCGCAGCCCCTTATCCCGGGCAAGCGGGGCCACGAGCGCGGCGACGACGCCGGTCAGCGGCGCCAGGGCTATCGGTTCGCGCTGCAGCCGCAGATCGCCGTGCTTGAGCTTGGAGATGTCGAGAATATCGTCGACCATGTGCGAGAGCCGCTTGCCGCTGACGGCGATCATCTGCAGCTGGTCGGCAATCGGCTCGCCGACAGGGCCGGCCGCGCCGCGCGCGAGCGTATCCGCGATGCCGATAATGCCGTTCAGCGGCGTACGCAGCTCGTGCGACGTGTTCGCGAGAAAGTCGTCCTTCAGCTTGTCGAGCTCCGTCAGCCGGGTGCTCTTGCGTTCTAGCTCTTCGGCGTGACGCTCGGCTTGCGCGTACACCGCCCGCACCCTTTCCCGCAGCACCATCCCCATGCAGAACAGCAGCACGAAGAAGGCGTGCATGAACCGGCTTTGCTCGAAAATAAGACGGTCCAGCCACCACCACCAGATGCCCGCGGCCGAGAGACAGTAGACGGCCAGCACGGGACCGAGCGCGGAGAAGCCGGCCAGGTACCAGAGCGATTCCGCGCTCCGCTGCCTGCGGTAATGGGCGACGGAATGCCCAAGCACAATCGCGATGATCGGAATCATGAGCAGGAAAAAAGCCGTGTTCGTCGCCGGGTAGGCAGGCGGAGCGAAGACGGCGGCGCCGACCGTGACGAGAAAAATCGGCGGCATGGCCTGCCACAGCCGACGAACGATTTTCCGGTAACCCGGACCGAAAACGGATTCGTAGAACAGAAGAAAGCACATGACGCCAAGCGGCACGAACGCATTCAAATAGTAGGGATACAGGTACGTATCCGCGAACAGCTGCAGAATGGGATACGCCCGACCGACGCACAGCGACGAGATGTAGAGGGCGAACAAGGCGAAATAAAGGTAGCTGCGGTCTCGGCGGGAAAAGAAAAAAACGAGCGCGCCCGCGCCGATCAACACAGAGACGAAGCCGAGCGCGATCAAATAAGCGTAATCTCCGAACAACGCGGCAAGCTGATCGGCATAGCTGCGAATATAAACGCCGCCTGCGCCTGCATATTCATTGTCTTTGTATACGCGGATATATAAGGTGCGATCGGCCGACGGGTCGAGCGGCAACGAGGCGCGCCCCAGGCTGGACCCGGGCACGATGCGGCGCTCGTACGGCTCGCGCATGCCGCGTTCCAGAATGACGGAGCCCCCCAGATAAACCTCGTAATGCAGCATCCCCTGCACGAACAAATTGGGGTCGCGCCACCGGTTGTCCGGGAGCTCGAGCGCATACCAGAAGTACCCGGTCGTCTTGCGGCCGCGGTATTCCTGCCATACGTCCTTGGCGCTGCGCCAAGGCGCTTCTTCAAGCCGGTCGCCCGGCAGGTCGCCGACGTATGCGCGGAGCTTGTCCTGCGCGCCGACGGAATAAACGTTGGCGTAAGAAGGCGTGACGCGGTGGTCGAGGACCGCGAACGGCACGAGCGGCACGATCGTGATCGCCAGCACGATCAGCATGACGATATACGGTTTGGTCTTCGACAACAACATGGAACTCTCCATTCCGGCTCGTGGGTATTCGGCTGCGCCGTAGCACCATCATCGCCGCTTCTTTCGGCGCGTGACCAGTGACGGCGGTCATTGTTGAAGTCATGATTTGCGTGCAGGCTTGCGGCGGTCTGTTCCCGGCGTCAATTCTCTCCCGACGTCGATCCGCGACCAGTCTTCGATCCGCTTCCGGCTCTCA from the Cohnella hashimotonis genome contains:
- a CDS encoding ATP-binding protein, whose product is MSKTKPYIVMLIVLAITIVPLVPFAVLDHRVTPSYANVYSVGAQDKLRAYVGDLPGDRLEEAPWRSAKDVWQEYRGRKTTGYFWYALELPDNRWRDPNLFVQGMLHYEVYLGGSVILERGMREPYERRIVPGSSLGRASLPLDPSADRTLYIRVYKDNEYAGAGGVYIRSYADQLAALFGDYAYLIALGFVSVLIGAGALVFFFSRRDRSYLYFALFALYISSLCVGRAYPILQLFADTYLYPYYLNAFVPLGVMCFLLFYESVFGPGYRKIVRRLWQAMPPIFLVTVGAAVFAPPAYPATNTAFFLLMIPIIAIVLGHSVAHYRRQRSAESLWYLAGFSALGPVLAVYCLSAAGIWWWWLDRLIFEQSRFMHAFFVLLFCMGMVLRERVRAVYAQAERHAEELERKSTRLTELDKLKDDFLANTSHELRTPLNGIIGIADTLARGAAGPVGEPIADQLQMIAVSGKRLSHMVDDILDISKLKHGDLRLQREPIALAPLTGVVAALVAPLARDKGLRVSVDIADDAPLVFADENRIQQVLFNLMGNAIKYTDAGVIRVTAKPVGRELHVSVADTGVGIDPQELPRLFEPFEQGEAGLRGAGLGLPLARKLVELHGGLLSCVSEPGKGSVFTFTLPIAERGEAAAAAEEAVAAAVAGETVTAEAAKAAAIAAIAETAATVAIAEAESAHDALDDEPIAPAPVSVPSPNAPNADLAAAVALIVDDDAINRQVLINLLSLQGMQTVPAADGREALVWIAANGKPDMVIADVMMPIMNGYDLCRTLRLSYDAGALPILLLTATGSPADIAAGFDAGANDYLVKPVVFDDMLARVRVHLQLSRLTGSLERLVKERTAELEHANRQLIDSVHETAQALAEVSVLEERNRIAHDMHDQVGHTLTAAMIQIEAAKLLFDGDPQRAAGKLDVARESVREGLDEIRRTVRMLKTADEQEALLPALHSLLRRTEELTGVTIDYTIEPLPALDEALGATLYRALQEGLTNGIRHGGSRSFAFRLGASDAQLRFRLASDGRPYEAGPFGFGLTAMKERVDRHGGAFAVSANGDVGCLLAIDIPLPIVP